One window of the Thermodesulfomicrobium sp. WS genome contains the following:
- the cutA gene encoding divalent-cation tolerance protein CutA, with amino-acid sequence MAAHVILYVTVPDEATAKTVGRALLENREAACVNILPGMRSMYWWEEAIEETQEVVLLVKTCRHVVEAARQRIVAMHPYAVPCVIGWDMHYGHPPFLEWLEDQCAAAHQR; translated from the coding sequence ATGGCTGCGCATGTGATTCTCTATGTCACGGTTCCGGATGAAGCCACGGCCAAGACCGTGGGCCGGGCGCTCTTGGAAAACAGGGAGGCGGCGTGTGTCAATATCCTGCCGGGCATGCGCTCCATGTACTGGTGGGAGGAGGCCATCGAAGAGACCCAGGAAGTGGTTCTCCTGGTCAAGACCTGCCGGCATGTGGTGGAGGCCGCCCGCCAGCGCATCGTGGCCATGCACCCGTATGCGGTGCCGTGCGTTATCGGTTGGGATATGCACTATGGCCACCCGCCGTTTTTGGAGTGGTTGGAAGACCAGTGTGCTGCAGCACATCAGAGGTAA
- a CDS encoding VOC family protein produces the protein MRYTGINHLALVTADMQRTIRFWRDLLGMPMVVSLGHPGYRHYFFQISEYDMIAFFEWPGVEPVAEKDHGVPVRGPVAFDHVSIGVAEKDDLWEVKARLEAAGFWVSEVIDHGFILSVYAFDPNNIPIEFSWPVPECDVRRHPVLTDTHPPAAATEGSTPRPEVWPHGEVAADRTVYPGEGEMIRRRILK, from the coding sequence GTGCGGTATACCGGTATCAACCACTTGGCCTTGGTGACTGCGGACATGCAAAGGACCATCCGCTTCTGGCGGGACCTTTTGGGCATGCCCATGGTGGTGAGCCTTGGGCACCCGGGATATCGCCACTATTTTTTCCAGATTTCCGAGTACGACATGATCGCCTTTTTCGAGTGGCCCGGGGTGGAGCCAGTCGCGGAGAAGGACCATGGCGTGCCGGTGCGCGGCCCGGTGGCCTTTGATCACGTCTCCATCGGCGTGGCCGAGAAGGACGACCTGTGGGAAGTCAAGGCCCGGCTGGAGGCCGCAGGCTTCTGGGTATCCGAGGTGATCGACCATGGGTTCATCCTTTCGGTGTACGCCTTTGACCCCAACAACATCCCCATCGAGTTCAGCTGGCCGGTGCCGGAATGTGACGTGCGCCGCCATCCTGTCTTGACCGATACCCATCCGCCGGCAGCAGCCACGGAAGGCAGCACCCCGCGGCCAGAGGTATGGCCCCACGGAGAAGTTGCTGCCGATCGTACCGTGTATCCTGGAGAAGGGGAGATGATTCGCCGCAGGATTCTCAAATAA
- a CDS encoding ABC transporter substrate-binding protein, with protein MMRVVWCFWAALLVVACDAPPVRIGFVAGLTGPYAELGVDGRDAVLLAVAEVAAKGGIHGRPVEVVVRDAGTDEVDCAAALEEVASQGVVAILGPMVSRHARVTLAAMERHPEILFFSPTMSTELLSGRDDMLVRSIAKAADQGGVLARHLHVQGAAQVVLVQDADNAEYTNDVAAAFWHTARPLGLSGQTLTYGQGDPFDAPSLAARIRALAPEAVVLVSNSLHAAAMAQELRKAGVGARLVAAKWAQTTDLIPLGGRAVEGMVLVGNDMRPSAEMSRFQDSFQQRYSRQPSFAAIWSYDAARILLDAMGRAQGLTGAAIKEAVLAVPVYQGLEREIRFDATGDAIHDYRLVVVRDGRYEPLEETP; from the coding sequence ATGATGCGCGTGGTGTGGTGTTTTTGGGCGGCGTTGCTGGTGGTGGCCTGTGATGCCCCTCCGGTGCGTATCGGATTCGTGGCAGGACTCACCGGGCCGTATGCGGAATTGGGGGTGGATGGCCGGGACGCGGTGCTTCTGGCCGTGGCGGAGGTGGCGGCCAAGGGCGGCATCCACGGCCGGCCGGTGGAGGTGGTGGTCCGCGACGCCGGCACCGATGAGGTGGATTGCGCCGCAGCCCTGGAAGAGGTCGCTTCCCAAGGGGTGGTGGCGATCCTCGGGCCCATGGTGAGCCGGCACGCCCGGGTGACCTTGGCGGCCATGGAGCGCCACCCGGAGATCCTCTTCTTTTCGCCCACCATGTCCACGGAACTGCTTTCCGGCCGTGACGACATGTTGGTGCGCTCCATCGCCAAGGCCGCAGACCAGGGGGGGGTGCTGGCGCGCCATCTCCACGTCCAGGGGGCCGCCCAGGTCGTCCTGGTGCAGGACGCGGACAACGCCGAGTACACCAACGACGTGGCGGCGGCCTTTTGGCACACCGCTCGGCCGCTGGGGCTTTCCGGCCAGACGTTGACCTACGGACAAGGCGATCCCTTCGACGCCCCAAGTCTGGCAGCGCGTATCCGTGCCTTGGCCCCGGAGGCGGTCGTTCTGGTCTCCAATTCCCTGCACGCTGCGGCCATGGCCCAGGAGTTGCGGAAGGCCGGGGTAGGTGCGCGGCTGGTGGCTGCCAAATGGGCCCAGACCACGGACCTGATTCCCCTAGGCGGCAGGGCCGTGGAGGGCATGGTGCTCGTGGGTAACGATATGCGGCCTTCCGCAGAGATGTCCCGGTTTCAGGATTCCTTTCAGCAGCGCTACAGTCGGCAGCCTTCCTTTGCCGCTATTTGGAGCTATGACGCGGCCCGGATCCTTCTGGACGCCATGGGCCGCGCCCAGGGATTGACCGGGGCGGCCATCAAAGAGGCCGTCTTGGCAGTGCCCGTGTACCAAGGGCTGGAGCGGGAGATCCGCTTTGATGCCACCGGCGATGCGATCCACGACTATCGCTTGGTGGTGGTGCGCGATGGTCGCTACGAACCCCTTGAGGAGACGCCGTGA
- the tgt gene encoding tRNA guanosine(34) transglycosylase Tgt, whose translation MPACRYLPSQRSSPVTCFSLIATDGQARRGTLTTAHGPIPTPIFMPVGTRGTVKAVCPQDLRDVGAQIILGNTYHLYLRPGDAMIARRGGLHRFMGWERPILTDSGGFQVFSLSSLRRISEEGVLFASHIDGSRHLFTPEKVIEIQTNLGSDIMMVLDECVPYGADREYTKRSLALTTRWAKRCREAHPTESPQLLFGIVQGGFFLDLRRESLKQITDIPFDGYALGGLSVGESKAEMLEILETIAPELPQDKPRYLMGVGTPLDLVRGVAAGIDMFDCVLPTRNARNGTLFTSLGRITIKRAEYAEDDSPLDPACSCFTCRTFSRAYLRHLYVTQELLAYRLNTIHNLAYFLGLMERVRTAIETGTFAQLQTEIEALYDR comes from the coding sequence ATGCCCGCTTGCCGATATCTGCCCTCGCAACGGAGTTCCCCTGTGACCTGTTTTTCCCTCATCGCCACCGACGGCCAAGCCCGCCGGGGGACACTGACCACGGCCCACGGCCCAATCCCAACGCCCATCTTCATGCCCGTGGGGACCCGCGGCACGGTCAAGGCCGTGTGCCCCCAAGACCTGCGCGACGTGGGCGCGCAGATCATTCTCGGCAATACCTACCACCTGTACTTGCGGCCCGGCGACGCCATGATCGCCCGCCGCGGCGGGCTGCACCGCTTCATGGGCTGGGAGCGCCCCATCCTCACCGATTCCGGCGGGTTCCAGGTCTTCAGCCTTTCGAGCTTACGGCGCATCAGCGAAGAGGGCGTGCTCTTCGCCTCGCACATCGATGGCTCCCGCCACCTCTTCACCCCGGAAAAGGTCATCGAAATCCAGACCAACCTGGGCTCGGACATCATGATGGTCCTCGACGAGTGCGTGCCCTACGGCGCAGACCGCGAGTACACCAAACGCTCCCTGGCCCTCACCACCCGGTGGGCCAAACGCTGCCGGGAAGCACACCCCACAGAGAGCCCCCAGCTCCTCTTTGGCATCGTGCAGGGGGGATTCTTTCTCGATCTGCGCCGGGAAAGCCTCAAGCAGATTACCGACATCCCCTTTGACGGCTACGCCCTAGGGGGGCTCAGCGTCGGGGAATCCAAGGCGGAAATGCTGGAAATTCTGGAGACTATCGCCCCCGAACTGCCTCAGGACAAGCCCCGCTACCTCATGGGTGTGGGGACGCCTCTGGATTTGGTGCGCGGGGTGGCAGCGGGGATCGACATGTTCGACTGTGTGCTGCCCACCCGCAACGCCCGCAACGGCACCCTCTTTACGAGCCTTGGCCGCATCACCATCAAGCGCGCCGAGTACGCCGAGGACGACTCGCCCTTGGACCCCGCCTGTTCGTGCTTCACCTGCCGCACCTTCAGCCGGGCCTACCTGCGGCACCTCTACGTCACCCAGGAGCTGCTCGCCTACCGGCTGAACACCATCCACAACCTGGCCTATTTCCTAGGGCTCATGGAACGGGTGCGCACCGCCATCGAGACCGGGACCTTCGCCCAGCTCCAGACGGAAATCGAAGCCCTCTACGATCGCTAG
- a CDS encoding ABC transporter substrate-binding protein, translating into MRIGFVGELTGPYADLGVDGRDAVLLAAAEANAKGGIQGRPVEVVVRDAGMDAAACAVALDDVADQGVVALVGPMLSRHAQVTLAAMGRHPQVLFFSPTMSTSLLSGRDDMFVRSIAKAEDEGALMAAYAAQQGWLRIVVIQDTGNAAYTGDVVLGLRSAGGRWGVQVVQTVRYAGSQGCPADALAAEALTYQPQAVVLAANAPQTMALVRALRAHRPDLPLLSSKWAGVPEVAEAADMQGLLVVGNAWRAGPKLTPFKEAFQRRYGRQPSYGAVWTYDCVSILFDAMARAKRLEGAAIKEAILAVPVYQGLEREIRFDAFGDILYDYQLLKVADGSFRPVEGL; encoded by the coding sequence GTGCGCATTGGCTTCGTGGGGGAGCTGACGGGGCCGTATGCGGATCTTGGAGTGGACGGCCGGGACGCGGTGCTCCTGGCCGCGGCTGAGGCCAACGCCAAGGGGGGAATCCAGGGCCGTCCCGTGGAGGTGGTGGTGCGCGATGCCGGCATGGATGCGGCGGCATGCGCCGTGGCGTTGGATGACGTCGCCGATCAGGGGGTGGTGGCCCTCGTGGGCCCCATGCTGAGCCGCCACGCCCAGGTGACTTTGGCGGCCATGGGGCGTCACCCGCAGGTGCTCTTCTTTTCTCCCACCATGTCCACGAGTCTCCTTTCTGGCCGCGACGACATGTTTGTGCGTTCCATCGCCAAGGCCGAGGACGAAGGGGCGCTCATGGCCGCGTATGCCGCCCAGCAAGGCTGGCTGCGGATCGTGGTCATTCAGGATACGGGCAATGCAGCCTATACCGGAGACGTTGTGCTGGGCCTGCGTTCCGCTGGAGGGCGCTGGGGAGTACAGGTCGTGCAGACTGTGCGCTATGCGGGCTCGCAGGGCTGTCCTGCAGATGCCTTGGCTGCGGAGGCCCTGACGTACCAGCCGCAGGCCGTGGTGCTGGCGGCAAATGCCCCCCAGACCATGGCCCTGGTGCGCGCCCTGCGTGCCCACCGGCCGGATCTGCCTCTGCTCTCGTCCAAATGGGCCGGGGTCCCGGAAGTGGCCGAGGCGGCGGACATGCAAGGTCTCTTGGTGGTGGGCAACGCCTGGCGCGCTGGCCCCAAGCTGACGCCGTTCAAGGAGGCGTTCCAGCGGCGCTATGGCCGACAGCCCTCGTACGGCGCGGTATGGACCTATGACTGTGTCTCCATCCTGTTCGATGCCATGGCCCGGGCCAAGCGTCTGGAAGGAGCTGCCATCAAGGAGGCCATTTTGGCCGTGCCGGTGTATCAGGGGTTGGAGCGGGAGATCCGCTTCGATGCCTTCGGTGATATCCTCTATGATTATCAGCTCCTGAAGGTGGCGGACGGATCCTTTCGTCCCGTGGAGGGCTTATGA
- the miaB gene encoding tRNA (N6-isopentenyl adenosine(37)-C2)-methylthiotransferase MiaB: MRFHRIVMGCQMNEADASWLSHALIARGWEETSEEDAQVFIVLTCSVREKPEHKVYSVLGRLAPRLGADGFVAVGGCVAQQLGETLWQRFPGVRLVFGTDGTSMVPDALLRLAQHPGRRLSLLDFAEVYPEREGNLPDAVPAQAYVSIMQGCDNFCAYCIVPYTRGRQKSRRAAAVVAECQDLVARGVREITLLGQNVNSFGQDASGDGTSFAALLRQVAAIPGLMRLRFTTSHPKDIAPEVVAAFADLPNLCPHVHLPVQSGSNAVLAAMGRRYTREKYLETVAALRAARPEIALTTDLIVGFPGESAADFADTVRLVEEVGFASGFSFKYSDRPGTRAEKLPFKVPEEEKARRLALLQETLGQCTARDLAAQVGREVEVLVEGQSRSQDGTVPWWMGRDGGGRIVHFPAARANLAGRLVRVQVQESTKHALRGEMMGEPW; this comes from the coding sequence GTGCGTTTTCATCGTATTGTGATGGGCTGTCAGATGAATGAGGCCGATGCCTCGTGGCTTTCCCACGCCTTGATCGCCCGTGGCTGGGAGGAGACCTCGGAAGAGGACGCGCAGGTCTTTATCGTGCTGACCTGCAGTGTGCGGGAAAAGCCGGAGCACAAAGTCTACTCCGTGCTGGGGCGTCTTGCCCCGCGCTTGGGAGCAGACGGCTTCGTGGCCGTGGGCGGATGCGTGGCCCAGCAATTGGGCGAGACCCTGTGGCAGCGGTTTCCGGGCGTGCGCCTGGTGTTTGGCACCGATGGCACGAGCATGGTGCCGGACGCCTTGCTGCGGCTGGCCCAGCATCCGGGGCGGCGCCTGAGCCTTCTTGATTTCGCCGAGGTCTACCCGGAGCGGGAGGGAAATTTGCCAGACGCCGTGCCTGCCCAGGCGTACGTCTCCATCATGCAAGGGTGCGACAATTTTTGCGCCTACTGCATCGTGCCCTATACCCGCGGACGGCAGAAGTCGCGCCGGGCCGCCGCAGTGGTGGCCGAGTGTCAGGACCTGGTGGCGCGAGGGGTGCGGGAGATCACCCTCCTTGGGCAGAACGTCAATAGCTTTGGCCAGGATGCCAGTGGTGATGGCACGAGCTTCGCCGCGCTGCTCCGGCAAGTGGCGGCCATCCCAGGGCTCATGCGCCTGCGTTTTACCACCTCGCACCCCAAGGACATCGCCCCGGAGGTGGTGGCCGCCTTTGCGGATCTGCCCAACCTTTGTCCGCACGTGCACCTGCCGGTACAGTCCGGGTCCAATGCGGTGTTGGCGGCTATGGGGCGGCGCTACACCCGGGAAAAATATCTGGAAACCGTGGCCGCCCTGCGGGCGGCGCGGCCGGAGATCGCTCTGACGACGGATCTTATCGTGGGGTTTCCCGGAGAGAGTGCCGCGGATTTCGCCGATACCGTGCGCTTGGTGGAGGAAGTGGGCTTTGCTTCGGGGTTTTCCTTCAAGTATTCGGACCGGCCAGGCACCCGCGCCGAGAAGCTCCCCTTCAAGGTCCCGGAGGAGGAGAAGGCCCGCCGCCTGGCCCTGCTTCAAGAGACCCTTGGCCAATGCACGGCGCGTGACCTTGCGGCCCAGGTGGGTCGGGAGGTGGAGGTGTTGGTGGAAGGGCAAAGCCGATCGCAGGATGGAACTGTGCCCTGGTGGATGGGGCGGGACGGCGGAGGGCGCATCGTGCATTTTCCTGCGGCGCGTGCGAACTTGGCCGGCCGCTTGGTGCGGGTGCAGGTGCAGGAGTCCACGAAACACGCCCTGCGCGGGGAGATGATGGGGGAACCATGGTAG
- the nth gene encoding endonuclease III gives MRSHHASLVLHRLRARYPAPRTQLNWTTPWELLVATMLSAQTTDARVNHVTPELFARWPTPAHLAQAELADIEGVIHSTGFFRAKARHLQATARILQERFGGNVPQTMAELLTLPGVARKTANIVLSNAFGIHEGIAVDTHVKRVSFRLGLTTATQPDRIERDLMGLFPRPTWGDLNHYLVLFGREVCLARKPRCTACPLADICPRNGVPL, from the coding sequence ATGCGCAGCCATCACGCCTCCCTGGTGCTCCACCGTTTGCGCGCTCGCTACCCGGCGCCCCGCACCCAACTGAACTGGACGACCCCCTGGGAACTCTTGGTGGCCACCATGCTTTCCGCCCAGACCACCGATGCCCGGGTCAACCACGTCACCCCAGAACTCTTCGCCCGCTGGCCCACGCCCGCGCACCTCGCCCAGGCCGAGCTTGCCGACATCGAAGGCGTCATCCACTCCACTGGATTTTTCCGCGCCAAGGCCCGGCACCTGCAGGCCACGGCGCGCATCCTGCAGGAACGCTTCGGCGGGAACGTTCCCCAAACCATGGCCGAACTCCTCACCCTGCCTGGCGTGGCGCGCAAGACCGCCAATATCGTCCTTTCCAACGCCTTCGGAATTCATGAGGGTATCGCCGTGGACACCCATGTCAAGCGCGTGAGCTTCCGCCTCGGACTCACCACGGCTACCCAGCCGGACCGCATCGAACGCGATCTCATGGGACTTTTTCCGCGCCCCACCTGGGGCGATCTCAACCACTACCTCGTGCTCTTCGGCCGCGAGGTCTGCTTGGCGCGCAAACCCCGCTGCACTGCATGCCCGCTTGCCGATATCTGCCCTCGCAACGGAGTTCCCCTGTGA
- a CDS encoding ATP-binding protein, which produces MTQSFFQFVLRRVVALLTVGAVVLVLMGSALWWLHVRSVAEDHCQDIVRVAVQASQDALLLAQATLHTCLQDLERIPAVRLQEEVVRLEHLYPQFSRLLVVGRDGIVQASSDPGLVGWDLSRHPGVVGTWQHGAYISDVLVDPRSGAPSVEIGVQGGDGVLLAALDLRSVQKLVRSFSSAHVEVAMADHQGRLIAHPEARRVLERQIDTWFGSVVDLEDWGIREVEDARFLGAAGRIQPVGWLVVVRLSKESLRRPVLWGASFFALLGGIGLIVGGLVARGLAHWVTQCLDDMARQASAVAAGEYDARVRPPGMLELDALAESLNHMAQEVRQRELDNVQLNLNLEDQLAHVQALASLNRSILESVAEGILGLDAMGRPVLVNEAARVLLDDGSGAPLWQSPSWSWPFGVAVLAGHSQRGVMELPSGRIVEYAFVPLRQQGRLYGVVSLVDVTEREKLLRAQEEARRQAEEASRMKDEFLANMSHELRTPLNGIMGVLQLLRLENLPPQQAEQVAVALDSARNLLRVLTDILELSRAAAGFAAQRAPVDVVDVANHALALVRTQAQRSGVELRLEAEEHLWVESDAARLRQILMNLVGNAAKFTPHGEVVVRVDALTSADGRQRLLLQVEDTGIGMIAAHLPRAFERFRQEDASLTRKYQGAGLGLAVVKRLVEFMGGTITVDTAPGEGFWIAVCVPARRVAPPAEETMSSSHEGLPQYGLKVLVVEDDDVNRFMARALLQKLGCHVEEAVNGLEALARLRADHYDVAFLDIQMPEMDGLQTARAIRSYPEFAGMAAMPLVALTAHALPEDEARARDAGMGYFLTKPLDIHQLMAVLDRIVTALAV; this is translated from the coding sequence GTGACGCAGAGCTTCTTCCAGTTTGTGCTGCGGCGGGTGGTCGCGCTTCTTACTGTCGGCGCCGTGGTGCTCGTCCTGATGGGCTCTGCCTTGTGGTGGCTGCATGTGCGCTCCGTGGCCGAAGACCATTGCCAAGACATCGTCCGGGTGGCGGTGCAGGCCAGCCAGGATGCGTTGCTCCTCGCTCAGGCGACGCTGCATACCTGCCTGCAGGACTTGGAGCGGATTCCTGCGGTGCGTCTGCAGGAAGAAGTCGTGCGTTTGGAGCACCTCTATCCCCAGTTCTCCCGCCTGCTGGTGGTCGGCCGGGATGGGATCGTGCAGGCGAGTTCGGATCCCGGGCTTGTGGGCTGGGATCTCTCCCGGCATCCAGGAGTGGTCGGGACATGGCAGCATGGGGCGTATATTTCCGACGTTCTCGTGGATCCGCGCTCGGGCGCTCCGAGTGTGGAGATAGGGGTACAGGGCGGCGACGGCGTCCTGCTTGCAGCCTTGGATTTACGCAGTGTTCAGAAACTGGTGCGAAGCTTTTCGTCGGCGCACGTGGAGGTGGCCATGGCGGACCACCAGGGCCGTCTCATTGCCCACCCCGAGGCAAGGCGTGTGCTGGAGCGCCAGATAGATACGTGGTTTGGGTCGGTCGTCGACCTTGAAGACTGGGGGATTCGCGAGGTGGAGGATGCCCGATTCTTGGGGGCTGCAGGGCGGATCCAGCCAGTGGGGTGGCTGGTTGTGGTGCGTCTTTCCAAGGAGAGCCTGCGCCGTCCGGTGCTGTGGGGGGCCTCCTTTTTTGCCCTATTGGGGGGGATCGGCCTGATCGTGGGAGGCCTGGTGGCCCGGGGCCTTGCCCATTGGGTGACGCAATGCCTTGACGACATGGCGCGGCAGGCCTCGGCCGTGGCCGCCGGTGAGTACGACGCCCGGGTGCGACCGCCCGGCATGCTGGAATTGGACGCCCTGGCCGAGAGCCTGAACCATATGGCGCAGGAGGTGCGCCAACGGGAGTTGGACAATGTCCAGCTCAACCTCAATCTGGAGGACCAACTGGCCCATGTGCAGGCCTTGGCCTCCCTCAACCGCTCGATCTTGGAGAGCGTGGCCGAGGGGATCTTGGGTCTGGACGCCATGGGGCGGCCGGTTTTGGTCAACGAGGCCGCACGGGTGCTCTTGGATGATGGCTCCGGCGCGCCCCTCTGGCAGAGTCCTTCTTGGAGCTGGCCCTTTGGAGTGGCGGTGCTGGCCGGCCACTCCCAGCGCGGGGTCATGGAACTGCCCTCCGGGCGCATCGTGGAGTATGCCTTTGTGCCTTTGCGGCAGCAGGGGCGCCTCTACGGCGTGGTATCGCTGGTGGACGTCACCGAACGGGAGAAGCTCCTGCGCGCCCAGGAGGAAGCCCGCCGCCAGGCCGAAGAGGCCAGCCGCATGAAGGACGAGTTTCTTGCCAACATGAGCCATGAGCTGCGCACTCCCTTGAACGGCATCATGGGCGTGCTGCAACTGCTGCGCCTGGAAAACCTCCCGCCGCAGCAGGCGGAGCAGGTGGCCGTGGCCCTGGATTCTGCCCGCAATCTCTTGCGGGTGCTCACGGATATCCTGGAACTCAGCCGCGCTGCCGCCGGGTTTGCCGCGCAGCGCGCTCCTGTGGACGTAGTGGACGTGGCAAACCACGCCTTGGCCTTGGTGCGCACCCAGGCGCAGCGAAGCGGCGTGGAATTGCGGCTGGAGGCCGAAGAGCACCTGTGGGTGGAGAGCGATGCCGCACGGCTGCGGCAGATCCTCATGAATCTGGTGGGCAACGCCGCCAAGTTTACCCCTCACGGAGAGGTGGTGGTGCGTGTGGATGCGCTCACCAGCGCCGATGGCCGGCAGCGCCTGCTGTTGCAGGTGGAAGACACGGGTATCGGCATGATTGCCGCCCATCTGCCCCGCGCCTTCGAGCGCTTCCGCCAGGAAGACGCCTCCCTGACCCGCAAGTATCAGGGCGCGGGGCTGGGGCTTGCCGTGGTCAAGCGCCTGGTGGAGTTCATGGGTGGGACCATCACCGTGGATACGGCCCCGGGCGAAGGATTTTGGATTGCGGTCTGCGTGCCTGCCCGGCGGGTTGCGCCGCCGGCCGAAGAGACGATGTCGTCCTCGCACGAGGGCCTGCCGCAATACGGCCTCAAGGTGCTCGTGGTGGAGGACGACGACGTCAACCGTTTCATGGCCCGGGCATTGCTGCAAAAATTGGGCTGCCACGTGGAGGAGGCGGTCAATGGTTTGGAGGCGTTGGCGCGGCTGCGTGCAGACCATTATGACGTGGCCTTCTTGGACATCCAGATGCCGGAGATGGACGGTTTGCAGACCGCCCGCGCCATTCGCAGTTATCCAGAGTTTGCCGGCATGGCCGCCATGCCCTTGGTGGCGCTCACCGCCCATGCCCTTCCCGAAGACGAGGCTCGGGCCCGGGATGCGGGCATGGGGTACTTTTTGACCAAACCTCTCGATATCCATCAGCTCATGGCTGTTTTGGATCGCATCGTGACGGCCCTTGCCGTGTAG
- the murA gene encoding UDP-N-acetylglucosamine 1-carboxyvinyltransferase, producing MDRFVIEGGRPLDGRIAVSGSKNAALPILLAATLADEPVRIGNVPCLRDIDTTIQLLGLLGCRAEREAGGDVVIHACDLRPEAPYDLVRTMRASVLCLGPLLARLGTARVALPGGCAIGARPVDMHLKGLEKMGARFSLEHGDIVGSCPDGLHGAHILLDFPTVGGTENLIMAAVLADGETVIENAAREPEIVDLAEFLRACGARISGHGSSVVRIEGVPRLAGCCYQVMPDRIEAGTYLVAAGITRGRLELEHCPLAALDAVTAKLREMGMRIEARGDVVVAEATGPLMCQDVTTQPYPGFPTDMQAQIMALMTVSQGAGTITEGIFENRFMHVPELCRLGAHITLAGQTAVVRGVQRLTGALVMASDLRASACLVLAGLAVQGTTVVRRIYHLDRGYEAMERKLAAVGACIRREKE from the coding sequence ATGGATCGATTTGTCATCGAAGGCGGCCGCCCGCTGGATGGCCGCATTGCGGTAAGCGGCTCCAAGAACGCCGCCCTGCCTATCCTTCTGGCCGCCACCTTGGCGGATGAGCCGGTGCGGATCGGCAATGTGCCGTGTCTGCGCGATATCGACACCACCATCCAGCTCCTTGGCCTCTTGGGGTGCCGGGCGGAGCGCGAGGCGGGCGGGGACGTCGTGATCCACGCCTGTGACCTGCGGCCGGAGGCCCCGTATGACCTGGTGCGCACCATGCGCGCCTCGGTCTTGTGTTTGGGGCCCCTGCTGGCCCGCTTGGGTACGGCGCGAGTGGCCCTGCCTGGAGGGTGCGCCATCGGCGCCCGGCCGGTGGATATGCATCTCAAGGGACTGGAAAAGATGGGGGCCCGGTTTTCCCTGGAGCACGGCGATATCGTCGGCTCCTGTCCGGACGGTCTGCACGGCGCCCATATCCTCTTGGATTTTCCCACCGTGGGCGGCACGGAGAACCTCATCATGGCCGCGGTCTTGGCCGACGGAGAGACCGTCATCGAAAACGCCGCCCGGGAGCCGGAAATCGTGGACCTGGCGGAGTTCTTGCGCGCCTGCGGGGCGCGTATCAGCGGCCATGGCAGTAGCGTGGTGCGCATCGAAGGGGTGCCGCGCCTTGCGGGATGTTGCTACCAGGTCATGCCCGACCGCATCGAGGCCGGCACCTACCTGGTGGCCGCAGGCATCACCCGGGGGCGCCTGGAGTTGGAGCACTGCCCGCTGGCGGCCTTGGACGCCGTCACCGCCAAGCTGCGGGAAATGGGCATGCGTATCGAGGCGCGCGGGGACGTGGTGGTGGCGGAGGCCACCGGCCCGCTGATGTGCCAGGATGTCACTACCCAGCCCTATCCAGGGTTTCCCACGGACATGCAGGCCCAGATCATGGCGCTCATGACCGTCTCCCAGGGCGCAGGCACCATTACGGAAGGGATTTTTGAAAACCGCTTCATGCACGTGCCGGAGCTCTGCCGTCTGGGCGCGCACATCACCTTGGCGGGACAGACGGCCGTGGTGCGCGGGGTGCAGCGTCTCACCGGCGCGCTGGTCATGGCCTCGGACCTGCGGGCCAGCGCCTGTCTGGTGCTCGCCGGGCTTGCTGTCCAGGGCACCACGGTGGTGCGGCGTATCTACCACTTGGACCGCGGCTACGAGGCCATGGAGCGCAAGCTCGCTGCCGTGGGCGCCTGCATCCGCCGGGAGAAGGAATAA